Part of the Micromonospora inyonensis genome, CGGCCGGCCGCCAGACGGCCCGGACCAGGTCACCGAAGGTCGGGGGCAGGTCGCGGACCCGCCGCCAGGGCAGCAGGGAGAAGCCGACGAACCGGTGACCGTCGAAGGTGCCCGGCTCACGCGGGTCGGCGACCGGCTGGCCGAGCAGCCGGACCGTCTCGCCGTCCCAGCCGTCGAGCAGGGCGGCGATGTCCGGCCCGGGTGCGGTGTCCGGGGTGGCCAGGTAGGCGTCGGCGTTGCCGACGAGCACCCCCCGGCCGTCGATCCAGTCCCGCAGGTTGCCGATCCCACCGGCCGTACCGAGCGGGTCGCCTGGCTCGACCGACAGGTGTGCGCGGGCGCCGACGCGGGCGACCACCTGCTCGCCCAGGTAGCAGGCGTTCACCGCGACCGTGTCCGGGCCGGTCAGTCCGAGGCCGGCGACCCGGGCCAGGGCCCGGTCCAGCAGCGGGACGTTGCCCACCGGGCAGAGCGCCTTCGGCACCCGTTCGGTCAACGGTCGCAGC contains:
- a CDS encoding nucleotidyltransferase family protein is translated as MAGQPRPRPVGEVCAVVLAAGEGTRLRPLTERVPKALCPVGNVPLLDRALARVAGLGLTGPDTVAVNACYLGEQVVARVGARAHLSVEPGDPLGTAGGIGNLRDWIDGRGVLVGNADAYLATPDTAPGPDIAALLDGWDGETVRLLGQPVADPREPGTFDGHRFVGFSLLPWRRVRDLPPTFGDLVRAVWRPAEAAGALEVVPFAGTFYDTGTPGDYLTANLHAAGDGNLVDPAATVTGRCTRSVVGAGAVVAGTVTRSVVWPGSTVRPDERLHGVIRANDDLTVTAPH